ACCGTCCGCCGTGTCTATCAGGATCTGGAGAACGAGGGGCTGCTGCGGACCAGACAGGGGACGGGCACCTTCGTGTCCCACATCGGGACGGGAGCAATGGAGGACTATAAGCAGGAGACGATCCGCAAGGCGCTGGAGACCGCCGTGGAGGCGGGGCTGTCTGTCCATTGCAGCGAAGAGGAGCTGACCAGGCTGTTCAACGAGATCGTGAAGGACAAATACGGGAAGCGGGCAGAAGGAGGGGGAAGCTGATGGGACAGCAAGCGATAGAGCTGCGGGATGTCTGCAAGAAGCGGCGGAACAAGACGATCGGGCCGCTCAATCTGAGCCTTCCGCAAGGATATATTACGGCACTGGTAGGCCAGAATGGTGCGGGCAAAAGCACGCTGCTGAATATGCTGCTGCAGCTGATTCTGCCGGATGAAGGGGAGATCCGCTGGTATGAAGAGACTTACCGTGATGTGCTGCCGCTGAAGCTCCGCCAGACCATCGCTTACGTGCCGGAGATGCCCCAGCCGGAGGAGAACTTCTGGACTCCCGGCGAGGCGGCCGCCTTCCGCAGCCATTGGTATCCTTCCTGGGACCAGAGCTACTTCGGGGAGCTGATCCAGAGGTTTGAAGTCCCGCAGAATGCCAGACTGGGCAAAATGTCCAAGGGCGAGCGCCGCAAGTTCGAGCTTGCTGCCGCGCTTGCAGCGAAGCCCCGGCTGCTGCTGCTGGATGAGCCGTCTTCCGGCCTGGACCCTTTTGCCTGGAAGACTATGATAGATGTACTGCATAAATACATGGAGGAGCACGAGGCCACGGT
This region of Paenibacillus sp. FSL K6-1096 genomic DNA includes:
- a CDS encoding ABC transporter ATP-binding protein: MGQQAIELRDVCKKRRNKTIGPLNLSLPQGYITALVGQNGAGKSTLLNMLLQLILPDEGEIRWYEETYRDVLPLKLRQTIAYVPEMPQPEENFWTPGEAAAFRSHWYPSWDQSYFGELIQRFEVPQNARLGKMSKGERRKFELAAALAAKPRLLLLDEPSSGLDPFAWKTMIDVLHKYMEEHEATVVISTHIVDEVRRLADYIVLMHQGQLLGMAEKDSLFSSWTELWVQIEGEQELQELAAELPQALELKFTAPGMASLLTQQIYLYEKRIQDLGVKVLKSRSLELDEILSLWTRGHRPVLIDQKRGE
- a CDS encoding GntR family transcriptional regulator — encoded protein: MWIPIQINENSAEPLYHQIETQLRSLIISGAITEGTLLPSIREFAGDLKCSVITVRRVYQDLENEGLLRTRQGTGTFVSHIGTGAMEDYKQETIRKALETAVEAGLSVHCSEEELTRLFNEIVKDKYGKRAEGGGS